CGGCGCGGTGCCCGGGTCGAGCGGGCGCGCCGCGGCCAGGGAGGCGTCGGCGAGCGCCGCCTCGCGGTCGTAGCGGCCGGGGCGCACCGCGATGTGCAGCGGCACCGTCGCGGCGGGCTCGGCGGTGTGCCGGAGCGCACCGTCCACCGTCTCGAACCGCCCCGCCGGCGCGGGATGGCGGGCCAGTACGTCGGCCAGGGCCGTGCGCAGCGCCCGGTCGTCCAGCTCGCCGCGGAACTCCAGGCAGAGCGGGATGTTGTACCGGCCGGAATCGGGCTCGCAGCGGTCGGCGAGCCAGATCTCCAGCTGGGCGGAGGAGGCCGCGGTCACGCCCCCGCCTCCGCACGCCTCGGCTCCTCGCCGCGGGCCGGGACGATGCCGGTGAGGAAGAGCGCCAGCTCGGCCACGGTCGGATGGGCGAAGAACTGACGGGCCGTCAACGATATGCCCAGTTCCTGCTTGAGGGCGCGCACGATCCGCAGCGCGCACATCGAGTGGCCGCCGACCAGGAAGAAGTTCTCGTCGTCGTGGAACTCGTCGTGGCCGAGGTTGTCGGCCCAGGCGGTGCGCACCAGCGACGCCAGTTCGCTCGTCACGCCCGCGGGGGGAAGCGCCGATGTCATGGGAGGTCTCCTTCGGGATCAGGACGCCGCGTCAGCGGGCACGGCGGGGACGAATCGTCGGTAGGTGGCGTCCACGGCATCCCACAGCTGCGGGAAGAGCGTGCGCTCGGACATCCGGACGAGGCCGGCGGTGGACTCCCCGCGCAGGCTCGTGGGCATGGCGGGACAGGCCCGGCCGCCCACCGAATGCGGCTCGGCCTCGGGATGCCCGCCCAACTGACCCCACACCATGCGCAGATGGAGCTGTTTCCAGTCCCCGATCGCCCCGTCCAGCCGCATCAGGCCCTGCCGCACCAGTGCGAGATCGACCGCGGCCCGCTCGTGCCCGGCGGGCGGGACGAGCCGGCCCTGCGCCGAGATCAGCTCCACGACGGTGAGCCCGGCGCGCTCCAGCGCCCGGGTGAAGGCCCGCCACAGCGGCTGCGCCGCGCGGCGCAGGTTGCGGGCACCGGGGGAGTCCAGGCCCGTGGTGTTCTCGGGGAAGGTGTCACGCATGGTGAGCAGCCCGGTCTGCGGCAGGTACTCCACCAGGGTGTTCAGCGCCTGCACCGGTATCCGGCCCAGCGAGGCGGCGCGCTCCAGCACCTGCGTGGCCAGCAGCGGGTCGTCGTCGTCCAGCAGGGCCACCGCACGGCCCATCTCGAAGTGCATCGCGGCCCATGCGTACTCCGTGATCAGGTGCACGGACTGGAACAGCCGCTGGTCGGGGTGGACGAGCTGGTCCTCGGGGAGCAGGGCGGACAGCGCGGTGGTGAGCCGGGTGTCCTTCTCGTAGTTGCTGCCCCGGTCGTACTCGTAGACGAGCTGCGGGTCCGCGGCATCCGGGTTCAGGGCGCGGCGCGCGGCGCCCGGCCGTCCGGTGGTGGCTCTCTTGCTCATGGGCTTCGGGGTCCTCCGGTTCGCGGATCGTGGTCAGCCGACGGCCGGCTGCTTCTCCATGGCCGGGAACAGCCGTTGGGAGATCACCGACGCCAGGTAGGGCACGCCCTCCGTGGCACCGGTGCCGGTGCGGGTGCCGATCATCCGCACGGCCAGTCGGTAGTGGGTCTGCTTCCATCGCTGGTGCACCGCCTCCAGTTGCAGGGCCGCGGCCCGCACGGCTGCGGCGTCCGGCTCGGTGAGCCAGCCACTGGAGATCACGTCCTCCCAGGTGCCCTGCACGGTCTCCCGGCCGGCCAGCACCTCGCCGCGCACGTCCGGAACAGAGAGGAACGCGGACGAGTCCAGCCTTGCTCGAGCCGGGGTGGAGCAGTACGACTCGAAGGTCTTGTAACCCTCGGACTGGATGGCGCTCGCACCCTCCGTGAACTGCCGGAACAGCCGGAACGACTCGGGCTGCATGGTGGCCAGCAACGAGAACAGCGGCAGCGACTCGCGCAGTACGTCGGCGACCGCGGCGATCAACGCGGCGGCGTCGCCCGGCTGTTCGGCGCGCAGCGTGCGCACCGCCTCGTCCAGCGTCGCCGACATGAAGGCGAACGTGGCCTCGAACGACTGAAGCACCCGCAGGAAGAGGTACTCGTCGTGCAGCACGTACACCGGCTGGACACTGGTGCGCAGCAGCAGCCGCTCCCCGGCGGTGGTGGTGCGCAGCACGGCGTCCGCCAGCTCACCGGCCGGCGTGCGGCCCGGCGTCGCGGCGACGGCGACGGGGTCGACGGCCCCGTCCAGCGCCCGCAGCGCGGCCGGCTCCATGACCCGGACCGCCAGCCGCAGCCGCTTGTTCAGGAGCAGGGCGTCCGGAAGCATCCCCTGCGGATCGTGCGGGGTGCCGTCCAGGACGAGGCGCTCGAAACCGATCAGGTCGGCGAGCAGCAGGAGCACCGTGCGGTCGCGGTGCCGGCGCAGCACCTCCCAGCCCGCCCGGTCGTCCGGCGCGCCCCG
The nucleotide sequence above comes from Streptomyces sp. ML-6. Encoded proteins:
- a CDS encoding tryptophan 2,3-dioxygenase, whose product is MTATDTALRHELSAWCGSGGAEEFPYDGVIGRLRAVGKHFLDEELLSLLAECRALLLAADAGGAGGVRDAHAGPFLDVLLDKFDGRYDYPSYTALALLRRGAPDDRAGWEVLRRHRDRTVLLLLADLIGFERLVLDGTPHDPQGMLPDALLLNKRLRLAVRVMEPAALRALDGAVDPVAVAATPGRTPAGELADAVLRTTTAGERLLLRTSVQPVYVLHDEYLFLRVLQSFEATFAFMSATLDEAVRTLRAEQPGDAAALIAAVADVLRESLPLFSLLATMQPESFRLFRQFTEGASAIQSEGYKTFESYCSTPARARLDSSAFLSVPDVRGEVLAGRETVQGTWEDVISSGWLTEPDAAAVRAAALQLEAVHQRWKQTHYRLAVRMIGTRTGTGATEGVPYLASVISQRLFPAMEKQPAVG
- a CDS encoding acyl carrier protein, with the protein product MTSALPPAGVTSELASLVRTAWADNLGHDEFHDDENFFLVGGHSMCALRIVRALKQELGISLTARQFFAHPTVAELALFLTGIVPARGEEPRRAEAGA